Genomic DNA from Veillonella criceti:
CAATAGTGAAAGGAGGTGAAATCACAATGACCACGTTTGATAAAGTAAAAGCGATCGTTGTGGAACAGTTAGGCGTTGACGAAGCTGAAGTTAAGATTGATTCTACATTCATTGACGACTTAGGAGCTGACTCCTTAGACATCGTTGAATTGATCATGGCTTTCGAAGAAGAATTCAATGTTGAAATTCCTGATGATGTAGCTGAAAAAATTAAAACAGTGAAAGATACGGTAGAATACATCGATTCTATCAAAGAAGCGTAAGACTTGTGCACCGTTAGGGGGCTTGGCGCCCCCTAGTCGGTATACGTAACAGGAGGAATTTATAGTGAAGCTCCCTGAACTTCGCATCGGAAATCTGGTGGCAAAGGTGCCCATTATTCAAGGTGGCATGGCAATCAGATTGTCTACAGCACGTCTTGCAGCGGCTGTAGCTAATGAAGGTGGCATTGGTCTCATTGCGGCCTCCGGTATGCCATTTGATGAATTACGTTATGAAATTAAATTAGCTCGAAAATTATCACCTACGGGTATTATTGGTATAAATGCAATGGTAGCAGCCTCTGGTTTTGCTGGCCTCGTGCGAACTGCTATTGAAGAAGGTATTGACCTTGTTGTGGCAGGCGCCGGTTTTTCTCGTGATATGTTTGGTATGGGGAAAGAATCAGGTACGCCCATTGTACCGATTGTGTCCTCTGGAAAACTCGCTCGTATTTCCGAAGGATTAGGTGCGGCAGCTGTCATCGTTGAAGGCAGTGAAGCTGGCGGTCATTTAGGTACGAATCGCTCATCTCGTGAAATTGTACCTGAAGTTGTAAAAGCCGTTAAAAATATTCCTGTAATTGGCGCGGGCGGCGTGTTAGACGGGAAAGATATTGTAGAAATGATTAAATTAGGGGCAAATGGTGTTCAAATGGGCAGTCGATTTGCAGCTAGTGTAGAATGCAATGCATCAGACGAATTGAAGAAAATGTACGTACGTACAACTAAAGCGGAAGATGTAGTGTTGATAGAAAGTCCAGTGGGTCTACCAGGACAGGCAATCCGTAATAAATTTGCCACCACTGTATTGGATGGTACTGTACCACCACCAACGGAATGTGATCGTTGTTTAAAACATTGCTCTCATAGATTTTGTCTAATTAAAGCATTGGAACGAGCACAGCAAGGAGATGTGGAAACTGGTTTAGTATTCTCCGGCAATAATATGCGCAAAGTAGATGAGATTTTGCCAGTTAAAGAAATTTTCAGTCGATTATTGAATGAAGTTTCTACTATTGATTAATGTATTTCAATGCATAGTTTACATGTGAGGTGAAATAATTGGAAAAACGTGTTGTTATTACTGGTTTAGGGGCTATAACGCCTGTAGGCACTGGTAAAGAGGCTTTTTATGAAGCGTTATTAGCAGGTAAATCTGGTATCGGTCCGATTACGCATTTTGATGCTTCTGAATATGCTACCCGCATTGCTGGTGAAGTGAAGGATTTTGATATTACTGAATATGGTGTAGAGAAGAAAGAGTCCCGTCGTATGGACCGTTCCTCTCAATTTGCAATCGCAGCAGCAGTTCTTGCTTTACGCGATTCTAAACTTGATTTGGATGAAGAAGATCGTGACCGTTGCGGTACTGTAGTAGGTACTGGTATCGGAGGGATTGATTCTATCCACGATGTATATGTAACGTTATTTGATAAAGGACCTAATCGTGTAAGTCCATTTGCAGTACCTATGATGATTGCTAACATGGTATCTGGTCGTGTATCTATTGAACTTGGCCTTCGTGGTCCAGCGATTACAGATATTACAGCTTGTGCTTCTGGCACTAATTCCATCGGGGATGCGTTCCGCATTGTAGCTCGTGGTGATGCTGATATTATGTTTGCTGGCGGTACTGAAGCAGCCATTTCTCCAGCAGCTGTAGCTGGTTTTGCAGCGATGAAAGCAATGTCTACACGCAATGATGAACCTGAAAAAGCATCACGCCCATTTGATGCAGACCGTGATGGTTTTGTAATGGGTGAAGGCGCTGGTATTGTAGTTCTTGAAGAATTAGAACATGCAAAAGCTCGTGGTGCACACATTTACGCTGAAGTTATTGGTTATGGTAGCAATGGTGATGCTTATCACATTACGGCACCAGCACCAGGTGGTTTACAAGCTCGTAAATGTATGGAACTTGCAATTAAAGATGCTGGCATTGACCCTAGTGAAATTAACTATATTAATGCTCATGGTACATCGACAGGCCTTAATGATAAAAATGAAACTTTGGCTATTAAAGAATTATTTGGTGAACATGCTAATACCTTAGCTATTAACTCCACTAAATCTATGACTGGCCATTTGTTAGGTGCTGCCGGGGCTATTGAAGCCATCGTAATGGCTATGGCTATTGAAACTGGCAAAATTCACCCAACAATTAACTTAACGAACCCAGATCCAGAACTTGATTTGGATTATGTAAAAGAAGGGGCTCGTGAGTTAAAAGTTAATTGTGCTCTTTCCAATTCCTTTGGTTTTGGTGGTCACAATGCGACGTTACTTGTTCGTCGTTACGAGGACTAATTGAGCGGCCGTAAGACTCATAAGACAATCTCGCACCAAGCTCGCGAAGCAGCGCTTCGAGAGCTTGTGGCGCGTTTGCGTATTCCTTTGACAGATATTAATTTGCTCGACAGAGCGTTTACGCATACGTCTTATGCAAATGAAAATAGAGCAGCTCGCGTTAAGCATAATGAGCGTCTTGAGTTTTTAGGAGATGCTGTATTAGACTTAATCATTGGCGAGTATCTGTTTACTACATATCCTCAAATGACTGAGGGTGAACTGACAAAGATAAAGGCTGCTACTGTATGTGAAACATCTTTAGCTACATGTAGCGCTAAGCTAAATTTTGGTAACTATTTATTATTAGGCCGAGGGGAAGCTACTTCTGGTGGTCGTGAAAGAGCTTCTATTTTAGCAGATACCTTTGAAGCTGTTATTGGTGCATTAT
This window encodes:
- the fabF gene encoding beta-ketoacyl-ACP synthase II, which encodes MEKRVVITGLGAITPVGTGKEAFYEALLAGKSGIGPITHFDASEYATRIAGEVKDFDITEYGVEKKESRRMDRSSQFAIAAAVLALRDSKLDLDEEDRDRCGTVVGTGIGGIDSIHDVYVTLFDKGPNRVSPFAVPMMIANMVSGRVSIELGLRGPAITDITACASGTNSIGDAFRIVARGDADIMFAGGTEAAISPAAVAGFAAMKAMSTRNDEPEKASRPFDADRDGFVMGEGAGIVVLEELEHAKARGAHIYAEVIGYGSNGDAYHITAPAPGGLQARKCMELAIKDAGIDPSEINYINAHGTSTGLNDKNETLAIKELFGEHANTLAINSTKSMTGHLLGAAGAIEAIVMAMAIETGKIHPTINLTNPDPELDLDYVKEGARELKVNCALSNSFGFGGHNATLLVRRYED
- the rnc gene encoding ribonuclease III, with product MSGRKTHKTISHQAREAALRELVARLRIPLTDINLLDRAFTHTSYANENRAARVKHNERLEFLGDAVLDLIIGEYLFTTYPQMTEGELTKIKAATVCETSLATCSAKLNFGNYLLLGRGEATSGGRERASILADTFEAVIGALYVNTSYEVAAQFVLSHLKGYLEKAKAGKLGKDYKTMLQEYVQQDGEKQIVYTLLSESGPDHDKIFCMEVRIEGTAYGSGTGKSKKEAEQNAAQVTLDYLIGKRACQL
- a CDS encoding NAD(P)H-dependent flavin oxidoreductase; translated protein: MKLPELRIGNLVAKVPIIQGGMAIRLSTARLAAAVANEGGIGLIAASGMPFDELRYEIKLARKLSPTGIIGINAMVAASGFAGLVRTAIEEGIDLVVAGAGFSRDMFGMGKESGTPIVPIVSSGKLARISEGLGAAAVIVEGSEAGGHLGTNRSSREIVPEVVKAVKNIPVIGAGGVLDGKDIVEMIKLGANGVQMGSRFAASVECNASDELKKMYVRTTKAEDVVLIESPVGLPGQAIRNKFATTVLDGTVPPPTECDRCLKHCSHRFCLIKALERAQQGDVETGLVFSGNNMRKVDEILPVKEIFSRLLNEVSTID
- a CDS encoding acyl carrier protein; the protein is MTTFDKVKAIVVEQLGVDEAEVKIDSTFIDDLGADSLDIVELIMAFEEEFNVEIPDDVAEKIKTVKDTVEYIDSIKEA